CGCACAGGAATGGAATGAATACAAAGGCACCAATATTCAGGGCATTGACACTGACTGGATGAAAGAGATCCTGCAAAGAGCTCCTACCTCAAATACCGAATTATCCATTAGTACAGGAAACAACAATACCCGATTGTTTATTTCAGGAAATTACTACAACCAGGAAGGGACAGTGAAAGGAACGGCCTATGACAGGTTCAGCGGACGTTTGAATGTGGATCATAAGGTGAATCAGAACTTTACCATCGGTGGTGGAGTAGCTATTACCTACTCAAAAAACGACCGGGTTGAAGGGGACCAAACACTCTTTGGGCCTTTACCCAATGCCCTTTCAATCCCTGCCATTTACCCGGTTTATAATGAAGATGGTACTTACAATGAACTGGGGCCTTATGCCAATCCCGTCGCTATTATCAATGAAACCGTTAATGAGGCATTTACCAACAGGACGAATGCCAATATATTCGGCACCTACAAATTCCTCAGGAATTTCACATTTACCAGTAAGTGGGGAGCCGATTTCTACCTGCTCAGGGAACATGAATACGATCCAGTAACAACCAGGCAGGGGGCAAAGTATAACGGACTTGGGATCGAAGGCACTACTTATGTCAGCAACCTTATGACCAGCAACGTTTTACAATACGCTACCACCCTTGATGAGATGCATAATATCGAAGCACTTGCCGGGTATCAGCTTGAAAAATACGCAAGCCGGAGTACTTATATCGAAGGCATCGATTTCCCTAATGAGAACCTGCAATACATAACATCAGCCGGTACCATCAGGGCAGCCTCGGCATCAGCAGGCAACAGTGGAATGAACTCCTATTTCGGACAACTGAAATATAATTACAAGTATAGATATATTGTCACCTTAACAGCAAGGGCTGATGGCTCTTCCAAATTCGGAAAGAATAACCGTTACGGGTATTTCCCGGCTGCTTCTTTTGCCTGGCGTATGAAGGAAGAGATGTTCATGAAAGATGTAAATGCCATTTCTGAACTTAAACTCAGACTTAGTTACGGTTATACCGGAAATGATGGCATTCCGGGTTTTGCTTCCCTGGGATTGTATGGGGGAGGTTATAATTATGGAGGAAGTTCCGGGATTGCACCGACCCAATTACCCAATCCGGACCTTAAGTGGGAAACAACATTGCAAAGAGGAATTGGTGTTGACATAGGATTATTCAAAGACCGTATCAATGTGGTATTTGATTACTATATGAATAAAACCACGGATTTGTTATTGGAACGTCCAATCCCTACTTCAACCGGATTCAGTTCAATCAGTGCAAATATTGGATCACTGGAAAACAAAGGGCTTGAATTGGCCATTACTTCCCAGAATATCAAATCAGATTTCACCTGGAACACCACGTTTAATTGGTCAACTAACAGGAATAAGATCACAGAACTCTACCAGGACCAACCTATCCTTGATTTAGGAAGAGGTGGAAACAGTGTTATGATTGATGAACCGATCGGGGTATTTTATGGCCTGATCTGCCTTGGGGTGGATCCAACCACAGGAAACCTGGTTTATGATGATCTTGATGATGATGGCCTTATCACATCAGAAGACATGACAAAAACCGGTGACCCGAATCCTGATTTTACAGGTGGTATCACTAATACCTTTGGTTATAAAGGTTTTGAATTATCTGTATTCCTTCAGGGGGTATATGGAAATGACATATTCAACGGAACCTTTATCTATCTTGAATCAGGAGGAGGTGAAGACAACCAGACCACCCGTATGGTAAACCGCTGGAAACAGCCCGGTGACATCACTAATATTCCACGGGTGGGTGACTCATACCTTTCTACCCGCTTTATTGAAGATGGCTCTTTCCTGCGGATTAAGAATGTAACTTTGAGTTATACACTCCCTCAAAAGATGCTGAAGATATTCCAGAACACATCCATCCGGGCTTATATCACAGGTCAGAACCTGTATACTTTCACTCAATACCTCGGCATGGACCCTGAAGTCAATTACTATGGCAACGACAATATTATCATGGGTACAGATTTCTTTACCTATCCAACATCCAGGACTCTGATTGCCGGTCTTGACATTAAATTCTAATTCAAATTTAACTGAGATGAAAAAATTTATATACCTCCTATTTTCACTTGCCGTTTTGCTTAGTTCCTGTAATAAGGCACTGGATGTAGAACCAACGGCTTCAATATCACCTGATGTTGCCATTACCAACAAAGCTGGCGTTGGAAAAGCCCTTGCAGGCTGCTATAATTCCCTTCAGGCTGTCGGACTCTATGGCCGGAATATGATCATTATTGGCGACCTGGCAGCAGATAACCTCGACTGGACAGGAACTACCTATGAATATCAGCAAATCCTTCAGCATAATATTCCTGCCAATAATGGGATCGTTGAAGGCATATGGGCTGCAGCTTATGATGGAATTAACCGTGTTAATAATGTATTGTGGAGACTACCATCCATTAATGATATGACTGAAACCGAAAAAGCACAGACTTCAGGAGAACTCTACTTCCTGCGAGCTTTATGCTATTTCCGGTTACTAAACCATTTTGGCGGAGTCCCCGTTAAAACTGAGCCAACACTTGACCTCAGCAACATTGACCAGGCAAAGAATTCTGTGGATGCTGTATACAACCAGATTCTCATCGACCTAAGCATAGCTGAATCAGATCTTCCGGAAACTTCTTCACTCGGCAGGGCTAATAAATTCAGTGCTAAAGCTTTACTTGCCAAAGTATACCTGACCCATTACCATTACAGTAATGACGCAAACAGTGCAGTGCAAGCGATTGCTAGAGCCACAGATGTAATTGCCTCAGAAAAATATAGCCTGGCAACTTCCTATGCTGATTTATTCAATGGTGCAAATTCTTCTGAGTCAGTATTTGAAGTTGTGTATGATGCACAGAATTTCAAC
This genomic interval from Bacteroidales bacterium contains the following:
- a CDS encoding RagB/SusD family nutrient uptake outer membrane protein encodes the protein MKKFIYLLFSLAVLLSSCNKALDVEPTASISPDVAITNKAGVGKALAGCYNSLQAVGLYGRNMIIIGDLAADNLDWTGTTYEYQQILQHNIPANNGIVEGIWAAAYDGINRVNNVLWRLPSINDMTETEKAQTSGELYFLRALCYFRLLNHFGGVPVKTEPTLDLSNIDQAKNSVDAVYNQILIDLSIAESDLPETSSLGRANKFSAKALLAKVYLTHYHYSNDANSAVQAIARATDVIASEKYSLATSYADLFNGANSSESVFEVVYDAQNFNRLAQYFYPRSLTGRYEIAPSNPIISSYETGDNRFDVSIAYDSENKVYATKYNEVASGADRVYVFRLAEMHMIRAEALAYSAGDITIIQDDINAIRQRAGLQSTEASNYDQLKAAIAQEKRIEFAFEGHRWDDIVRTKTASTLLGIDPKYYLFPIPLSEMQTNKLMKQNDGY
- a CDS encoding TonB-dependent receptor; its protein translation is MKKIYLLFLALIFFVSWLQAQDVTVSGKVTSATDKSAIPGVTIILKGTSRGTTTDLDGKYRIEAPVDGILQFSYVGMKKQEVPVNGKKVVNVELAEDKVDLGELVVVGYSTESKKLISGSFGVVNSEEIKQVPIRTIDGVLQGKVAGVTINQNSGTPGGQNVIKFRGGSSINASNSPLVIIDGVTTITGSYGQIGYSGQETDALTDLNPNDIEQFTFLKDASATAIYGARASNGVILITTKKGNAQKTSITLNQSVGVQTMPKERILDLMNAQEWNEYKGTNIQGIDTDWMKEILQRAPTSNTELSISTGNNNTRLFISGNYYNQEGTVKGTAYDRFSGRLNVDHKVNQNFTIGGGVAITYSKNDRVEGDQTLFGPLPNALSIPAIYPVYNEDGTYNELGPYANPVAIINETVNEAFTNRTNANIFGTYKFLRNFTFTSKWGADFYLLREHEYDPVTTRQGAKYNGLGIEGTTYVSNLMTSNVLQYATTLDEMHNIEALAGYQLEKYASRSTYIEGIDFPNENLQYITSAGTIRAASASAGNSGMNSYFGQLKYNYKYRYIVTLTARADGSSKFGKNNRYGYFPAASFAWRMKEEMFMKDVNAISELKLRLSYGYTGNDGIPGFASLGLYGGGYNYGGSSGIAPTQLPNPDLKWETTLQRGIGVDIGLFKDRINVVFDYYMNKTTDLLLERPIPTSTGFSSISANIGSLENKGLELAITSQNIKSDFTWNTTFNWSTNRNKITELYQDQPILDLGRGGNSVMIDEPIGVFYGLICLGVDPTTGNLVYDDLDDDGLITSEDMTKTGDPNPDFTGGITNTFGYKGFELSVFLQGVYGNDIFNGTFIYLESGGGEDNQTTRMVNRWKQPGDITNIPRVGDSYLSTRFIEDGSFLRIKNVTLSYTLPQKMLKIFQNTSIRAYITGQNLYTFTQYLGMDPEVNYYGNDNIIMGTDFFTYPTSRTLIAGLDIKF